Proteins encoded in a region of the Panicum hallii strain FIL2 chromosome 3, PHallii_v3.1, whole genome shotgun sequence genome:
- the LOC112885315 gene encoding uncharacterized protein LOC112885315: MEAALVDAEMKRCAAEEELFFKLPNRIEVCLPGRRTINGLLGLYDDDIALVTSFGLQAVHPVDLDLEATPKFLRVPLSLLFEAVLGGPLMVKTLNGNGVRFLGMNLGCYNEDANVKYRFLPMKLLHERLKHFQIVNPKELHFREYSLPKDVSSIVPSGFVRTINRIKSLGYPMPPPLMLELDGQLLNRFEGYFGEVRAWKGYPFGYPPVGSEKRVWEHLSKEVVTNISRRVVKLASFNGPSRLFACTGLLIRWHAHTFILTLASLVRSRLHHEKIDNSLTIEVFLPPNQRVRGTLALYNLNYNFAIVSVEKNFHAIRPEDIFNKSPMASKKVVAVGRDADQGLLMASIGEVKRRNKETELNCRDLKLSTCKINKAGIGGPLVDVNGSFVGMNFYDGSKLTPFLPRVRLSML; the protein is encoded by the exons ATGGAGGCGGCATTGGTTGATGCCGAGATGAAGAGATGTGCTGCTGAGGAGGAACTATTTTTCAAACTTCCTAATCGA ATTGAAGTGTGCCTTCCTGGTAGAAGAACTATCAATGGGCTTTTGGGACTATATGATGACGATATTGCTCTTGTCACATCGTTTGGCCTCCAAGCTGTCCATCCTGTAGATCTGGATCTTGAAGCAACG CCAAAATTTCTCAGAG TACCACTTTCTCTGTTGTTCGAGGCTGTACTTGGAGGACCACTTATGGTAAAGACGCTTAATGGAAATGGTGTGAGATTTCTTGGGATGAACCTTGGTTGTTATAATGAGGATGCAAATGTGAAATACCGCTTCCTTCCCATGAAGTTACTTCATGAACGCTTGAAGCATTTTCAGATAGTCAA TCCTAAAGAACTCCACTTCCGTGAATATTCATTGCCTAAAGATGTATCAAGCATAGTCCCTTCAG GATTTGTGAGAACAATTAATCGTATAAAATCCTTAGGCTATCCCATGCCGCCGCCGCTTATGCTTGAGC TAGATGGGCAATTGCTTAATCGTTTTGAAGGGTACTTTGGTGAAGTACGTGCTTGGAAAGGGTATCCTTTCGGTTATCCACCTGTTGGTTCTGAGAAACGTGTCTGGGAGCATCTTTCAAAAGAAGTTGTGACAAATATATCACGTCGTGTTGTCAAACTTGCTTCATTCAATG GGCCGAGTAGGTTATTTGCATGCACAGGCTTGCTTATAAGGTGGCATGCGCACACCTTCATCCTGACTTTAGCCAGTTTGGTTAGAAGCCGCCTTCATCATGAAAAAATTGATAATAGTTTGACG ATTGAGGTGTTCCTCCCACCAAATCAACGTGTTCGTGGGACATTGGCATTGTATAACTTAAATTATAATTTTGCTATTGTCAGTGTTGAGAAGAATTTCCATGCTATTCGTCCAGAAGACATTTTCAATAAAAGTCCAATGGCATCTAAAAAAGTAGTAGCTGTAGGGAGAGACGCAGATCAAGGACTGTTAATGGCATCAATTGGTGAAGTGAAGCGTAGAAACAAGGAAACTGAACTTAACTGCAGAGATCTTAAGCTGtccacttgtaaaatcaataag GCTGGGATTGGAGGCCCTCTTGTTGATGTTAATGGGAGTTTTGTTGGCATGAATTTCTATGATGGGAGTAAACTAACTCCTTTCTTGCCAAGAGTAAGATTGTCAATGCTTTGA